From one Arenicella chitinivorans genomic stretch:
- the hemA gene encoding glutamyl-tRNA reductase, translated as MHVLSVGLNHTTAPVEVRERAAFAAEHLDEALADIAKQTDIEEATILSTCNRTEVYCHVSDPKIDAVRHWLCNYHALNPDQVNPFLYTLPDHQAVRHAFRVASGLDSMVIGEPQILGQMKTAFATAHKNGTTGKVLNRLFQHTFSVAKEVRTSTHIGSHAVSVAYAAVALSKQIFSDISKQTVLLIGAGETIELTCRHLYAQGVRNIIIANRTVSRAAGLAAEFGATVISLHELPTRLPDADMVFSSTASTLPILGKGAFESALKKRRNNPMFVVDLAVPRDVEAEVGNLNNVYLYTVDDLNQVVNENLKSRQSAALEAEKIVEQHTLNFMHWFDNLQSIPTLRQLRDRTSQITQGELEAAQRRLQAGDDPSKVLEHFAHALSQKFMHHPTESLRQKHDDRLLEATRELFGLDRRK; from the coding sequence ATGCACGTATTATCCGTAGGCCTAAATCACACCACTGCTCCCGTTGAGGTGCGCGAACGCGCGGCCTTCGCGGCCGAGCACCTGGACGAAGCGCTGGCCGACATCGCAAAACAGACCGACATCGAAGAAGCCACTATTCTATCGACCTGCAATCGAACGGAAGTGTATTGCCACGTCTCGGACCCAAAAATCGATGCCGTTCGTCACTGGCTGTGTAACTATCACGCTTTAAACCCGGATCAGGTGAATCCGTTTCTGTATACACTGCCGGACCATCAAGCAGTACGTCACGCGTTTCGAGTTGCTTCCGGACTGGACTCCATGGTTATTGGCGAACCGCAAATCTTAGGACAAATGAAAACTGCCTTTGCGACTGCGCACAAAAACGGCACCACCGGAAAAGTTCTGAATCGGCTGTTTCAACACACGTTTTCCGTCGCTAAGGAAGTTCGTACCAGCACCCATATTGGCAGTCATGCGGTTTCTGTGGCTTACGCAGCGGTGGCTTTATCGAAGCAGATATTCTCTGACATTTCAAAACAAACAGTGTTGCTGATCGGTGCAGGCGAAACCATTGAGCTGACTTGCCGTCACCTTTATGCGCAGGGTGTGCGCAACATCATCATCGCGAATCGCACGGTATCACGTGCTGCCGGACTGGCTGCCGAATTCGGTGCTACGGTGATATCCCTGCATGAATTACCGACCCGCCTTCCAGACGCCGACATGGTCTTTAGTTCCACAGCCAGCACGCTGCCAATCCTTGGAAAAGGCGCTTTTGAAAGCGCATTGAAGAAACGTCGAAACAATCCAATGTTTGTGGTCGACTTAGCCGTCCCACGTGACGTAGAAGCCGAAGTCGGCAACCTAAACAACGTGTATCTTTATACCGTGGATGACCTGAACCAGGTGGTCAATGAGAACCTGAAATCACGACAATCTGCAGCACTGGAAGCCGAAAAAATTGTCGAGCAACATACTCTCAACTTTATGCATTGGTTTGATAATCTCCAGTCGATCCCAACCTTACGCCAGCTTCGTGACCGCACTAGCCAAATCACACAAGGCGAATTGGAGGCAGCTCAACGTCGTTTGCAGGCAGGTGATGACCCCAGCAAGGTGTTAGAGCACTTTGCCCATGCTTTGTCGCAGAAATTTATGCACCACCCGACTGAATCACTCCGTCAAAAGCACGACGACCGCTTATTGGAAGCAACGCGTGAGCTGTTTGGACTGGATCGCAGAAAGTAA
- a CDS encoding tetratricopeptide repeat protein: protein MSNTFTLPKFTATFIRSITCGVIGVSMLGCASTALKPDQTAAPDEVIQANPDQVRVIPDHELAQDPALPKLDLDAALLEKLLVMNLASFVGDWEQATRNAQQAANTTQDYRVARLATMLAMRKDDYRAAAEMARLWHELKPSSVDAHNMLLMALVGSGQTSEAIDVIEAALDERDIDEYVKQLAALLVRQKNDVSGFAIASYLVEENPNSAQVLLSSAYVAESFNLMEAAQAWVDQALNLRPRWDLAAQMKANLLYSEERLDERAAFIAQFVENNPRSIAMRINHAAELARAEKFAEAYALMKAVLKDAPDNVGALQYAGALAEVMEEPNKAQNYYRRVLQYEPNNDDVRWSLARMAASRGQYAKAERFFRDIQQSDMLFRAQIQVANMRFETDGVDAAVEYLWGLEPTTNEEWLELVETRHFLLMRAFRYEEALGYINEAIVYVPNHVDLLYARSLVAAELDRVPMAEQDLRAVLAQQPKHANALNALGYTLADRTDRFQEARDLIEQALALRPNDAHILDSMGWVLYRMGEYPQAITYLERAYAISPEVEIAAHLGEVLWEAGEQERATLLWEQSFREHSDNPLLNKTLKRYGIQFPSNTVSKQ from the coding sequence ATGTCGAACACGTTTACTTTGCCCAAATTTACCGCTACTTTCATTCGATCAATCACCTGTGGTGTGATTGGTGTAAGTATGTTGGGTTGTGCTAGCACTGCCTTGAAGCCGGACCAAACGGCCGCGCCAGATGAGGTGATACAAGCAAACCCCGATCAAGTCCGAGTCATACCAGATCATGAGCTGGCGCAGGACCCCGCACTGCCAAAGCTTGACCTTGATGCAGCGTTGTTGGAAAAGCTGCTGGTGATGAATCTGGCCTCGTTTGTTGGCGATTGGGAACAAGCTACGCGCAATGCGCAGCAGGCGGCGAATACCACACAGGATTATCGTGTGGCACGCTTGGCGACCATGCTGGCGATGCGCAAAGATGACTATCGAGCCGCTGCTGAAATGGCACGATTGTGGCATGAACTGAAACCGAGCAGTGTCGATGCGCATAATATGCTGTTGATGGCATTGGTCGGGTCCGGTCAGACATCTGAAGCTATCGACGTAATCGAAGCGGCGTTAGATGAGCGTGACATTGACGAATATGTAAAACAGCTCGCAGCGCTGTTAGTGCGACAAAAAAATGATGTGTCCGGGTTCGCCATCGCCAGCTATTTAGTCGAGGAGAATCCGAACTCTGCCCAGGTTTTATTGAGTTCCGCTTACGTGGCCGAATCTTTCAATTTGATGGAAGCCGCTCAGGCGTGGGTCGATCAGGCGCTCAATTTGCGCCCGAGATGGGATCTGGCGGCCCAGATGAAGGCAAATTTACTGTATTCAGAGGAGCGTCTCGATGAACGGGCGGCGTTCATTGCACAATTTGTAGAAAATAACCCGCGCTCGATCGCAATGCGTATTAATCACGCGGCGGAGTTAGCACGCGCCGAAAAATTCGCCGAGGCCTACGCTTTAATGAAAGCAGTGCTGAAAGACGCCCCCGACAACGTGGGCGCACTGCAATATGCAGGTGCGTTGGCTGAAGTTATGGAGGAGCCGAATAAGGCGCAGAATTATTATCGACGGGTGCTGCAGTATGAGCCGAACAACGATGATGTGCGGTGGTCGCTTGCACGAATGGCAGCGTCTCGCGGTCAGTATGCCAAAGCCGAACGGTTTTTTCGCGACATACAGCAGTCGGACATGCTGTTTCGTGCTCAGATCCAGGTAGCAAATATGCGCTTTGAAACCGACGGTGTGGACGCGGCCGTGGAGTATCTATGGGGATTGGAGCCGACCACCAACGAAGAGTGGTTGGAGCTGGTTGAGACACGGCACTTTCTGTTGATGCGTGCTTTCCGTTACGAAGAGGCGCTGGGATACATCAACGAAGCCATCGTGTATGTGCCAAATCATGTCGACCTGTTGTATGCGCGCTCGCTGGTGGCCGCTGAACTGGATCGCGTACCGATGGCCGAACAGGACCTGCGCGCGGTATTAGCGCAACAGCCCAAGCACGCGAATGCGCTAAACGCACTGGGTTACACCTTGGCAGATCGTACTGATCGTTTTCAAGAAGCGCGAGACCTCATCGAACAGGCATTAGCGTTGCGACCCAATGACGCGCATATTCTGGACAGCATGGGTTGGGTGTTATACCGAATGGGAGAATACCCTCAGGCGATCACTTATTTGGAGCGTGCCTATGCGATCAGTCCTGAGGTCGAAATTGCCGCGCACTTGGGTGAGGTGTTATGGGAGGCTGGTGAGCAAGAGCGGGCTACGTTACTGTGGGAGCAATCGTTTCGAGAGCACAGTGACAATCCGTTGCTGAATAAAACGCTCAAACGATATGGGATTCAGTTTCCATCCAATACGGTATCGAAGCAATAA
- the lolB gene encoding lipoprotein insertase outer membrane protein LolB, which produces MIQMNSAGRILALSGILLLSACTSLPSVPGDNSQAWSRDKQFFSTALEHHDQRLSWRYNAKVGVRTPKANENANLVWQRDDDSHRVRLYGPLGAGAVVIDFDSKGVVVSDNKGEVHRGRSAERLLNRIVGWPIPLEALTFWLFALPNPAAVYQYQLSDDGRVSALRQQGWEIRYSAYRQFENGDWLPRKVVARKPVREGEVVVRLVSKSWQ; this is translated from the coding sequence ATGATTCAGATGAATAGCGCTGGTAGAATTTTAGCGCTCAGTGGTATTTTATTGTTGAGTGCCTGCACCTCTCTGCCGTCTGTCCCAGGTGACAATTCACAGGCATGGTCGCGTGACAAACAGTTTTTTAGTACCGCATTAGAACATCATGATCAGCGTTTGAGTTGGCGTTATAACGCCAAAGTTGGCGTGCGCACACCCAAAGCGAACGAGAACGCTAATTTGGTATGGCAGCGAGATGACGATTCGCACAGGGTTCGACTCTACGGACCGCTGGGTGCGGGCGCTGTGGTTATCGATTTTGACTCAAAAGGTGTGGTTGTTAGTGACAACAAAGGTGAGGTGCATCGAGGTCGGAGTGCTGAGCGACTGCTGAATCGAATTGTTGGGTGGCCGATTCCGTTGGAAGCACTGACCTTTTGGCTCTTTGCCCTGCCGAACCCCGCAGCAGTCTATCAGTATCAGTTGAGCGATGATGGGCGTGTGTCAGCGCTACGCCAACAGGGCTGGGAAATTCGCTATTCCGCGTACCGGCAATTTGAGAATGGCGACTGGTTACCCCGAAAAGTGGTGGCTCGCAAACCAGTTCGCGAAGGCGAAGTTGTTGTGCGTCTGGTGAGCAAGTCGTGGCAATAG
- the ispE gene encoding 4-(cytidine 5'-diphospho)-2-C-methyl-D-erythritol kinase → MAIDTDNRTWPAPAKINLFLHVTGKRSDGYHDLQTVFQFLDYGDELRFTITDNGAITRGYDLGFALESDLCLRAANLLKPLVTNNLGVHIDMIKRLPMGGGLGGGSSDAATVLLALNSLWKLGLTRTQLADIGLQLGADVPVFVHGHAAWAEGIGELLTPLRLQEPWYLVLIPPVSVSTGEIFSNKHLTATPQMKKIRALDEGDDVIDIETLLSLGDNQLEPIVRAEYPEVNNVLEWLGQHGNPRMTGSGGCVFMALSSQQQGLQLLADKPLNTAGFVAKGMNIHPLLMSEA, encoded by the coding sequence GTGGCAATAGATACCGATAATCGCACCTGGCCTGCACCCGCCAAGATAAATCTGTTTTTGCACGTAACTGGTAAGCGTTCGGACGGGTATCATGATTTGCAAACCGTGTTCCAGTTTCTGGATTACGGCGACGAGTTGCGTTTCACGATCACTGACAATGGTGCGATTACTCGAGGCTACGATCTAGGATTCGCTTTGGAGTCTGATCTCTGTCTGCGGGCAGCAAACTTGTTGAAGCCCTTAGTAACAAATAATTTGGGTGTGCATATCGATATGATTAAGCGTCTGCCAATGGGGGGCGGTCTGGGCGGCGGCAGTTCTGACGCAGCCACGGTGCTGTTGGCGCTTAATTCTTTGTGGAAGCTTGGATTAACTCGCACGCAACTGGCAGACATAGGGTTACAGCTGGGCGCTGATGTGCCGGTTTTTGTTCACGGTCACGCGGCTTGGGCAGAGGGAATCGGTGAGCTATTAACGCCGCTTCGATTGCAAGAGCCCTGGTATCTGGTTTTAATCCCGCCTGTGTCGGTGTCAACAGGTGAAATTTTTTCCAATAAACATTTGACAGCGACCCCTCAGATGAAGAAAATACGCGCTCTCGATGAAGGCGACGATGTGATTGACATTGAAACCTTGTTATCACTTGGAGATAACCAGCTCGAACCGATTGTTCGCGCTGAGTATCCAGAGGTGAATAACGTACTCGAGTGGCTTGGTCAACATGGTAATCCGCGTATGACTGGGTCTGGGGGCTGTGTTTTTATGGCGCTCAGTTCTCAGCAACAGGGCTTGCAGTTGTTGGCCGACAAGCCTCTAAATACAGCTGGCTTCGTTGCCAAAGGGATGAATATTCACCCTTTATTGATGTCGGAAGCATAA